From one Chanodichthys erythropterus isolate Z2021 chromosome 3, ASM2448905v1, whole genome shotgun sequence genomic stretch:
- the si:dkey-110g7.8 gene encoding GTPase IMAP family member 8 has translation MATVSSDLNAAEGSSPPMRRLLLLGFQGSGKTSTLNTILSQEKNPSDNSQTDQQQWVDILTWRLLIIDTPGWNLKTEDTTDETESENQQSIIDQCSPGPHALLLVVPIGVPFTEHHWQCLWSRVRALGAGIWRHTMVLFTCADQLPQDKGVEEFIVDGGAALQRLVQRCGCRYHALDNTCSDKSAQVAELLQKVEEMVQENQGWFFEMVRPSLGYDDEEIEKEREEDGVSEVERTAAMFRSPPRELRVLLVGWRGAGKSSAGNLLLGCRVFESGRPTEVSVRRQALVAGRRLTVVDTPGWDWFSVQRTPSNIRKEIKQGAGLLHPGPHALLLVIPVVSTLTPKKRQALKSHLEMFGEEACLHTLVLFSCGDWLYGTSIEDHIQRDGGELLKLMQHCWNCYHVLDCTKANKDRTQVTELLRKIEEMVAENGQTPFLPVKLNQELDEEETSGRCILQ, from the exons ATGGCTACGGTCTCTTCTGATTTAAATGCTG CAGAGGGATCCTCTCCACCCATGCGGCGTCTACTGTTGCTGGGGTTCCAGGGCTCTGGTAAGACCTCAACACTGAATACCATCTTGAGCCAGGAGAAAAACCCATCTGACAATTCCCAAACAGACCAACAACAATGGGTAGACATACTCACCTGGCGACTGTTAATCATTGACACCCCTGGATGGAATCTGAAAACCGAAGACACAACCGATGAGACGGAATCAGAGAACCAGCAGTCCATCATTGATCAATGTTCTCCTGGTCCCCATGCCCTGCTGCTGGTGGTACCCATCGGAGTTCCATTCACTGAACACCACTGGCAATGTCTTTGGTCCCGAGTTAGGGCACTGGGAGCAGGAATATGGAGGCACACCATGGTTTTGTTCACCTGTGCGGACCAGTTGCCGCAGGACAAGGGTGTGGAGGAATTTATTGTGGATGGCGGGGCAGCACTGCAAAGGCTGGTGCAGAGGTGTGGCTGCAGGTACCATGCCTTGGACAACACCTGCTCAGACAAAAGTGCTCAAGTTGCAGAGCTTTTACAAAAAGTAGAGGAAATGGTTCAGGAGAATCAAGGCTGGTTCTTTGAAATGGTGAGGCCAAGCCTTGGATACGATGATGAAGAGATTGAAAAGGAAAGAGAAGAGGATGGAGTCTCAGAAGTGGAGAGGACAGCAGCAATGTTTAGATCTCCACCAAGAG AGTTACGGGTTCTGTTAGTAGGCTGGCGTGGAGCAGGTAAGAGCTCTGCAGGTAATCTTCTACTGGGCTGTCGTGTGTTTGAATCGGGACGCCCCACTGAGGTATCTGTCCGTCGTCAAGCATTGGTTGCTGGTCGGCGCCTCACAGTTGTTGACACACCAGGTTGGGATTGGTTCTCCGTCCAGCGCACACCCAGCAACATTCGAAAAGAAATCAAACAAGGGGCAGGGCTTCTCCATCCTGGCCCACATGCACTCTTACTGGTTATACCTGTGGTCTCGACCCTCACTCCCAAAAAGAGGCAGGCCCTCAAGAGCCATTTGGAAATGTTTGGCGAGGAGGCATGTCTTCACACACTGGTGCTGTTTTCATGTGGCGATTGGCTGTATGGCACATCAATCGAGGATCACATCCAGCGGGATGGAGGTGAGCTGCTGAAATTGATGCAGCATTGCTGGAACTGTTATCATGTGCTGGACTGTACCAAAGCTAACAAGGATAGGACGCAGGTGACTGAACTATTGCGGAAAATAGAGGAAATGGTTGCAGAGAATGGACAGACACCTTTCTTACCTGTCAAAT TAAATCAAGAACTAGATGAGGAGGAAACGAGTGGAAGATGCATTCTACAGTGA
- the adsl gene encoding adenylosuccinate lyase → MEGSGDEFMKYRSPLVSRYASKEMAYNFSDRKKFTTWRKLWIYLAKAEKALGLPITDAQVSEMESHAEDIDFVMAAEEERKLRHDVMAHVHTFAHCCPTAAPIIHLGATSCYVGDNTDLIMLRDGFDILLPKLARVIDRLANFAENYADQPTLGFTHYQPAQLTTVGKRACLWLQDLVMDMRNLQRAREDLRFRGVKGTTGTQASFLQLFQGDHEKVEELDKMVTEMAGFKKSYLVTGQTYSRKVDVDSLCVLASLGATVHKICTDIRLLANLKEIEEPFEKEQIGSSAMPYKRNPMRAERCCSLARHLMALVSDPLQTASVQWLERTLDDSANRRISLPESFLTADIILSTLQNITEGLVVYPKVIERHIRHELPFMATENIIMAMVKAGGNRQDCHEKIRVLSQQAAAVVKQEGGDNDLLTRVQADPYFTPILGQLNTLLDPKTFIGRAPQQVTRFLSEEVRPVLEPYKSKMDVKIELEL, encoded by the exons ATGGAGGGATCCGGGGACGAGTTCATGAAATACCGCTCACCGCTGGTGTCCCGGTACGCCAGCAAAGAGATGGCCTATAACTTCAGCGACAGGAAAAAATTCACAACTTGGAGAAAACTGTGGATTTATCTCGCTAAGGCCGAGAAG GCGTTGGGTCTCCCCATAACCGACGCCCAGGTGAGCGAGATGGAGTCTCACGCGGAGGACATTGATTTCGTCATGGCTGCAGAGGAAGAGAGGAAGTTGAGGCATGATGTCATGGCTCATGTGCACACGTTCGCTCACTGCTGTCCCACCGCTGCTCCCATCATCCACTTGGGTGCCACATCCTGTTATGTTGGAGACAACACG GATCTGATAATGCTGCGTGATGGATTTGATATTCTGCTACCCAAG TTGGCTCGTGTCATAGACAGGCTGGCGAACTTTGCAGAGAATTACGCTGACCAGCCAACTTTAGGCTTCACCCACTATCA ACCAGCTCAGCTGACTACTGTCGGGAAGCGTGCGTGTCTGTGGCTGCAGGATCTGGTCATGGACATGCGCAATCTTCAGCGTGCAAGAGAGGACCTGCGCTTCAGGGGCGTCAAAGGAACCACAGGCACTCAGGCCAGCTTCCTGCAGCTCTTCCAGGGGGATCATGAGAAG GTGGAGGAGTTGGATAAGATGGTCACTGAGATGGCTGGATTTAAAAA ATCATACTTGGTGACGGGTCAGACGTACAGTCGTAAGGTGGATGTCGACTCACTCTGTGTGCTGGCCAGCCTCGGAGCCACAGTACACAAG ATTTGCACTGATATTCGTCTGCTGGCTAATCTGAAAGAGATCGAGGAGCCGTTTGAGAAAGAGCAGATTG GTTCCAGTGCCATGCCGTACAAGAGAAACCCCATGCGTGCAGAGCGCTGCTGTAGTCTTGCTCGCCACCTGATGGCGCTGGTGTCAGACCCTCTGCAGACTGCATCAGTGCAGTGGCTGGAAAGAACCCTGGACGACAGCGCTAACAG gAGGATCTCATTACCCGAGTCCTTCCTCACAGCTGACATCATCCTCAGCACTCTGCAGAACATCACTGAAGGGCTGGTCGTGTATCCTAAG GTGATCGAGAGGCATATCCGTCATGAGCTGCCCTTCATGGCTACTGAAAACATCATCATGGCCATGGTGAAAGCTGGAGGAAACAGACAG GACTGCCATGAGAAGATCCGTGTGCTTTCCCAGCAAGCTGCGGCCGTGGTCAAACAGGAAGGGGGAGATAATGACCTACTGACTCGGGTTCAAGCTGATCCATATTTCACCCCCATACTAGGACAGCTTAACACCTTACTGGATCCCAAAACCTTCATCGGCCGAGCCCCGCAACAG GTTACAAGGTTTTTGTCTGAGGAGGTCAGGCCTGTTCTAGAACCATACAAAAGTAAAATGGACGTGAAGATTGAACTAGAGCTTTGA
- the atf4b gene encoding activating transcription factor 4b, with protein sequence MSLMSSRFGQDDMEVLFWDPSSPMADPLGSLLDKDEEVLPLGGAESPLSSFSSSPLPSLSPPCSPPSTQRGEKAGLNQLSLSWFPSDELCLDNHGADSGKDHSFSEMDWMTERIDLSEFDLESFIGSYDSEDPPSSPEELIASLESQIDLESQSVASDNTPSPSLIVPIPEINQLSNLSFTLNTPVPTPFIPSSPCELSDSSSVVPEPQAEFEIKSEPASPVPSPSILPPESPTDTLELGCEVDIAEVQSPSPVEMRVPKIVLSLSPTRIVLVLSPKEEVSAMVTHPGEVVVENSPSPTSPDPQIPTSPQSRSSRVKPYPTPGSKPTQNQQSESPTLAGRVKSVSGSKVVVEKKKLKKMEQNKTAATRYRQKKRAEQEALQSECTVLEERNQELVEKAESIAKEIQYLKELMEEVKRARESKSVRS encoded by the exons ATGTCTTTGATGAGCTCACGGTTTGGCCAGGACGATATGGAGGTCCTTTTTTGGGACCCATCATCACCGATGGCTGACCCTCTAGGGTCTCTCCTAGATAAAGATGAGGAGGTTCTTCCTCTCGGAGGCGCTGAATCGCCCCTCTCATCTTTCTCTTCCTCTCCACTTCCCTCTCTCTCACCACCCTGCTCTCCTCCCTCCACTCAGAGGGGGGAGAAGGCTGGGCTCAATCAGCTGTCCCTGTCCTGGTTCCCCTCAGATGAGCTGTGCCTAGATAATCATGGTGCAGACAGTGGCAAAG ATCATTCGTTCAGTGAAATGGATTGGATGACGGAGCGAAttgatttgagtgagtttgacctGGAGTCTTTCATTGGCTCCTATGATTCTGAGGATCCACCCAGTTCTCCTGAGGAGCTCATCGCTTCTCTGGAGTCACAGATAGACCTGGAGTCCCAGTCTGTAGCTTCTGACAATACGCCTTCACCCTCTCTAATAGTGCCTATCCCTGAAATCAATCAACTTTCCAACCTTTCATTTACTTTGAATACTCCAGTTCCTACTCCTTTCATTCCCTCATCACCTTGTGAATTGTCAGATTCCTCCTCTGTTGTCCCTGAGCCCCAGGCTGAGTTTGAGATAAAGTCTGAACCGGCCTCCCCAGTCCCATCACCTTCCATCCTTCCACCCGAGTCCCCTACTGATACTCTTGAGCTTGGTTGCGAGGTAGACATAGCTGAAGTGCAGAGTCCATCCCCTGTCGAGATGCGGGTGCCCAAAATTGTCCTGTCCCTCTCCCCAACCCGCATCGTTCTTGTACTTTCTCCCAAAGAGGAGGTTAGTGCGATGGTTACCCATCCAGGTGAGGTGGTTGTGGAGAATTCCCCAAGTCCAACTTCCCCTGACCCACAAATCCCAACCTCTCCCCAGTCTCGGTCTTCTAGGGTGAAGCCCTACCCCACACCTGGTTCTAAGCCCACCCAAAATCAGCAGTCAGAGTCGCCTACCCTCGCAGGAAGAGTGAAGTCAGTCAGTGGCTCAAAGGTTGTGGTTGAGAAGAAAAAGCTGAAGAAAATGGAGCAGAATAAGACTGCGGCGACCCGCTACAGACAGAAAAAGCGTGCAGAGCAAGAGGCCCTCCAGTCTGAATGTACAGTCCTTGAGGAGAGGAATCAAGAACTGGTGGAAAAAGCAGAGTCCATAGCTAAAGAGATCCAATACCTGAAAGAGCTAATGGAAGAAGTCAAGAGGGCAAGAGAGAGCAAAAGTGTGAGGTCATAG
- the prr15la gene encoding proline-rich protein 15-like protein A yields MATAEPAPAWWKLTFLRKKKSEPKVLYEIPGDHNSNAGETPGTPDAAVDSQFNARLERIVDKTATKGRHVKVSHSGRFKEKKRIRSTLAENPDLFPEAETTTSENNTTGK; encoded by the coding sequence ATGGCGACCGCAGAACCTGCACCAGCCTGGTGGAAACTGACCTTCCTGCGTAAGAAGAAATCAGAGCCGAAAGTGTTGTACGAAATCCCTGGAGACCACAACAGCAACGCCGGGGAGACACCTGGGACCCCCGACGCAGCCGTAGACAGCCAGTTTAACGCCCGCTTGGAGCGTATCGTGGACAAAACGGCAACAAAGGGGCGCCATGTGAAAGTCTCACATTCAGGCCGGTTCAAAGAGAAGAAGAGAATCCGCTCTACGCTAGCAGAAAACCCTGACCTGTTCCCTGAGGCAGAAACTACAACTAGCGAGAATAATACAACTGGAAAATAG